The proteins below come from a single Pedobacter aquae genomic window:
- the aat gene encoding leucyl/phenylalanyl-tRNA--protein transferase produces MIFELSEDLVFPNPAYAEDDGLLALGGDLSVERLLLAYSNGIFPWFNDDTPILWYAPHQRFVLFPDEVKISKSMKQILKRQEFQISLNKAFADVITACATINRHEQDGTWITKDMQAAYINLHEKGYAHAIEVWKDDKLVGGLYGVFINGVFCGESMFAHVSNASKMALIWLCQNLELKLIDCQVHTSHLESMGAKMIDRESYLKILQS; encoded by the coding sequence ATGATATTTGAGCTCAGTGAAGATTTAGTTTTCCCTAATCCAGCTTATGCTGAGGACGATGGTTTACTCGCCCTAGGCGGAGATTTATCTGTTGAGCGTTTACTGCTGGCTTACAGCAATGGTATATTCCCTTGGTTTAATGATGATACTCCTATTCTTTGGTATGCCCCACACCAGCGCTTTGTATTATTTCCTGATGAAGTAAAAATCAGCAAAAGCATGAAACAAATTTTAAAACGCCAAGAGTTTCAAATATCTCTAAATAAAGCTTTCGCTGATGTTATTACCGCCTGTGCAACCATAAACCGTCATGAACAAGACGGCACCTGGATTACCAAAGATATGCAAGCTGCTTATATCAACCTTCATGAAAAAGGCTACGCACATGCCATTGAGGTTTGGAAAGATGATAAATTAGTAGGCGGCTTATATGGCGTTTTCATCAATGGTGTTTTCTGTGGCGAATCTATGTTTGCCCATGTAAGTAATGCCTCTAAAATGGCTTTGATATGGCTTTGCCAAAATTTAGAGCTTAAACTTATTGATTGTCAGGTTCATACCTCGCATCTAGAAAGTATGGGGGCTAAAATGATAGACAGAGAAAGCTATCTTAAAATCTTACAGTCTTAA
- a CDS encoding TonB family protein, which translates to MNKQLTDIELIQKYHLNELDSRSMQQLEQRALDDPFLADALDGFQNHPLQAKEIADLNERLEQSIEKHQRKQKFLGAYTSWAIAASVVLLIGFVSIYLNQPIENTAIRMKDVPEITKVPQGEKEEDNILNGDAQTLKEDENFKIIEESPAVVTTIKKPKSKFSEQGIAEPIPLEATQKKDTLDLDEVIVIGYGTVAKRDITGAVATLSGRAAGVAIQNPESATLSKTASGAKVSGKVVDENGLPLPGVQITNQQTKEVALSNAEGEFSIAATQGQTLNSSYLGFLDEDVKLANQNKVNFTLKEDEKSLSEVVVVGYGSKINKIAGPVKGWVDFRKYIKANNKLAGSRGAVAVQFTIMPNGELKDFNILKSLNKLADAKAIELIKNYSSWQGSSNGKPETFKVSIRFN; encoded by the coding sequence GTGAATAAGCAACTAACAGATATAGAACTTATACAAAAATACCATCTTAACGAGTTGGATAGCCGTTCTATGCAACAATTAGAGCAAAGAGCACTGGACGACCCTTTTCTTGCCGATGCTTTAGATGGTTTTCAAAACCATCCGCTTCAAGCGAAAGAAATAGCTGATTTAAATGAGCGTTTAGAACAAAGCATTGAGAAACATCAGCGTAAGCAAAAATTTTTAGGCGCTTATACAAGTTGGGCTATTGCGGCTTCTGTTGTGCTACTTATTGGCTTTGTAAGTATTTACCTGAACCAACCTATAGAAAATACGGCTATCAGAATGAAGGATGTGCCCGAGATAACCAAAGTGCCACAAGGCGAGAAAGAAGAAGATAATATCCTTAACGGTGATGCTCAAACGTTAAAAGAGGATGAGAATTTTAAAATCATAGAAGAAAGTCCTGCTGTGGTTACCACCATAAAAAAACCAAAAAGTAAATTTTCTGAGCAAGGTATAGCAGAGCCTATCCCGCTAGAAGCAACACAAAAGAAAGATACTTTAGATTTAGACGAGGTTATAGTTATAGGCTATGGTACAGTAGCTAAAAGAGATATTACTGGTGCTGTAGCTACTTTATCTGGAAGGGCTGCTGGTGTAGCTATACAAAATCCAGAAAGTGCCACTTTAAGTAAAACAGCCTCAGGAGCTAAAGTTTCTGGTAAAGTAGTTGATGAAAACGGCTTGCCTTTGCCTGGTGTACAAATTACCAACCAACAAACTAAGGAGGTAGCGCTTAGCAATGCAGAGGGCGAGTTTTCTATTGCTGCCACACAAGGGCAAACGCTTAACAGTTCTTATTTAGGTTTTTTAGATGAGGATGTAAAGCTGGCTAATCAAAATAAAGTAAACTTCACGTTAAAGGAGGATGAAAAATCACTATCAGAAGTAGTTGTGGTAGGCTATGGTAGTAAAATCAATAAAATTGCTGGTCCGGTTAAAGGCTGGGTTGATTTTAGAAAATACATCAAGGCCAATAATAAATTAGCAGGCTCCAGAGGCGCTGTTGCAGTACAGTTTACCATTATGCCTAATGGCGAGCTTAAAGATTTTAACATCCTTAAAAGTTTGAATAAACTGGCTGATGCCAAAGCTATTGAATTGATTAAAAACTATTCATCGTGGCAAGGCTCATCTAACGGAAAGCCAGAAACTTTTAAAGTAAGTATCAGGTTTAACTAA
- a CDS encoding RNA polymerase sigma factor has translation MDTATDHKLIIQYKKSGDLNVLGELYKPYMPLVYGVALKYLKDEELSKDTVIQIFEELIQKVKTHEISYFKSWLYVVCRNFCLMALRKAQKNITISFDDVLMENEPFLHHEDSQEKEQKLKAMERCLESLNEEQKLSVDLFYLQQKCYAEVATLTGYELQKVKSYIQNGKRNLKICIEKNGE, from the coding sequence TTGGATACAGCTACAGACCATAAACTGATTATACAGTATAAAAAATCTGGTGACTTAAATGTCTTAGGAGAGCTGTATAAACCTTATATGCCGTTGGTTTATGGTGTGGCTCTAAAATATCTCAAAGATGAGGAGCTTAGTAAAGATACCGTTATCCAGATTTTTGAAGAGCTTATACAAAAAGTAAAAACACACGAAATAAGCTATTTTAAAAGCTGGCTTTATGTGGTTTGTAGAAACTTTTGTTTGATGGCTTTGCGTAAGGCACAGAAAAACATAACCATTTCTTTTGATGATGTGCTTATGGAAAATGAACCTTTTTTGCATCATGAAGATAGCCAAGAGAAAGAGCAAAAGTTAAAAGCAATGGAACGCTGTTTAGAAAGTCTTAATGAGGAGCAAAAATTAAGTGTAGATTTATTCTATCTACAACAAAAGTGTTATGCAGAGGTTGCAACTTTAACAGGTTACGAGTTACAGAAAGTAAAAAGCTATATCCAAAACGGGAAAAGAAATTTAAAAATTTGTATAGAAAAGAACGGTGAATAA
- a CDS encoding carboxypeptidase-like regulatory domain-containing protein, with translation MKTLTLFLMVFFPVWVCGQINTKTISGYVYQSSDKTPLPGVAVQVKNNPKQRTLTNAKGYFKISISSNDKILAFSFLGFKKKKWSSKSKPRLRFILRKTAIP, from the coding sequence ATGAAAACACTTACATTATTTCTGATGGTCTTTTTCCCGGTATGGGTTTGCGGCCAAATCAACACCAAAACCATAAGCGGTTATGTTTACCAAAGTTCTGATAAAACGCCACTTCCAGGCGTTGCTGTTCAGGTTAAAAACAATCCGAAACAAAGAACGCTTACCAATGCCAAGGGATATTTTAAAATTTCTATATCTTCTAACGATAAGATATTAGCGTTTAGTTTTTTAGGATTTAAAAAAAAGAAGTGGTCATCAAAAAGCAAGCCTCGCTTAAGGTTTATCTTGAGGAAGACAGCAATACCTTAG
- a CDS encoding vWA domain-containing protein, with product MVIKKQASLKVYLEEDSNTLDEVVIMGYGAVAKRDLTGAVSGKVAGLAPQHYIMNHHAPQDFNTESYSAISENGFKTSLSNPLSTFSIDVDAASYSNMRRFIQNGQLPPKDAVRIEELINYFQYPYAAPKGKHPIHIQTEITTAPWNKKHQLVKIGLKAKQIATDNLPAANLVFLIDVSGSMQGPSRLGLLKTAFKLLTDQLREQDKVSIVVYAGAAGVVLPATSGADKTKIKAALEQLEAGGSTAGGAGIKKAYEIARSQFIKGGNNRVILATDGDFNVGASSDAEMQRLIEENRNDGVFLTVLGFGMGNLKDSKMEALADKGNGNYAYIDNMNEAKKVLVNEFGSTLFTIAKDVKLQVEFNPSKVKAYRLIGYENKLLNKEDFTDDTKDAGDMGAGHSVTALYEVIPVGVQSAFVKKDDDLKYQEAGSIKNSAELLTVNVRYKNPGNEESILLSHPFIAADASLEKTSTDLKFAAAIATFGMYLRNSEYLQDFNFAELLTLAKAGKGDDKEGYRAEFIQLIENARLIKSSKE from the coding sequence GTGGTCATCAAAAAGCAAGCCTCGCTTAAGGTTTATCTTGAGGAAGACAGCAATACCTTAGATGAAGTAGTAATTATGGGTTATGGCGCAGTAGCTAAAAGAGATTTGACAGGTGCTGTATCCGGAAAGGTTGCTGGTTTAGCGCCCCAGCATTATATAATGAATCATCATGCTCCACAAGATTTTAATACAGAATCTTACTCGGCCATTTCAGAAAATGGGTTTAAAACTTCGCTCTCCAATCCGCTATCAACTTTCTCTATTGATGTAGATGCTGCTTCTTATAGTAATATGAGGCGTTTTATCCAAAACGGACAGTTACCACCTAAAGATGCCGTACGTATAGAAGAGCTGATAAATTATTTCCAGTATCCTTATGCGGCACCTAAAGGAAAACATCCTATCCATATCCAAACAGAGATAACAACAGCACCTTGGAACAAGAAACACCAGTTAGTAAAAATCGGCTTAAAAGCCAAACAAATAGCAACGGATAATTTACCTGCCGCCAATTTGGTTTTCTTGATAGATGTTTCTGGCTCTATGCAAGGTCCTAGCAGATTGGGTTTACTAAAAACGGCTTTTAAACTATTAACAGATCAACTTCGCGAGCAAGATAAAGTTTCTATAGTGGTTTATGCTGGTGCAGCAGGCGTAGTATTACCGGCTACTTCTGGCGCTGATAAAACTAAAATTAAAGCTGCCTTAGAGCAATTAGAGGCCGGTGGCTCTACTGCTGGAGGTGCAGGTATTAAAAAAGCCTATGAAATCGCTCGCTCTCAGTTTATTAAAGGCGGCAATAACCGAGTTATTTTAGCTACCGATGGTGATTTTAACGTAGGTGCTTCTAGCGATGCTGAAATGCAACGTCTGATTGAGGAAAACCGAAATGATGGTGTGTTTTTAACTGTTTTAGGTTTTGGAATGGGCAATTTAAAAGATAGCAAGATGGAGGCTTTGGCCGATAAAGGAAATGGCAATTACGCTTATATTGATAATATGAATGAGGCCAAGAAAGTGTTGGTTAACGAGTTTGGTTCTACCCTGTTTACCATAGCCAAGGATGTTAAATTACAGGTAGAGTTTAATCCATCAAAAGTTAAAGCTTACCGTTTAATAGGTTACGAAAACAAGTTGTTAAATAAAGAAGATTTTACTGATGATACTAAAGATGCTGGCGATATGGGTGCTGGCCACTCGGTAACAGCTTTATATGAAGTTATCCCGGTAGGTGTGCAAAGCGCATTTGTGAAAAAGGATGACGATTTAAAATACCAAGAAGCAGGTAGCATCAAAAATTCGGCTGAGTTATTGACGGTTAATGTGCGTTATAAAAATCCGGGAAACGAAGAAAGTATTTTATTGAGTCACCCTTTCATAGCCGCTGATGCTTCTCTTGAAAAAACATCAACAGATTTAAAATTTGCGGCTGCTATAGCTACATTTGGAATGTATTTAAGAAATTCTGAATATTTACAAGATTTTAATTTCGCCGAATTGCTCACTTTAGCAAAAGCTGGTAAAGGCGATGATAAAGAAGGGTACCGGGCCGAGTTTATACAACTGATAGAAAATGCTCGTTTAATAAAATCATCAAAAGAATAA
- a CDS encoding DUF4197 domain-containing protein encodes MKKIALAAAITTTFLLSSCETLNQYAGAYGGVLNQVVTPTQTEMSMGLKQALEFGTNYSADRLSAKDGFLGNMAVKILFPDEAKKVENTLRSLGLNQLCDNVILSLNRAAEDAAKEAKPIFVAAIKQMTFQDVSNILLGQQDAATNYFKRTTSSLLAQKFRPVIESSINKVGATRYWTDVTTRYNKIPLVKPIQTDLTGYVTDKAIAGLFVEIAQEELKIRQQAAARSTPLLQKVFGYAATKK; translated from the coding sequence ATGAAAAAAATTGCTTTAGCAGCAGCTATTACAACTACTTTTTTATTAAGCAGTTGCGAAACTTTAAACCAATATGCAGGTGCTTATGGTGGTGTACTTAACCAGGTAGTTACACCAACCCAAACCGAAATGAGTATGGGTTTAAAACAAGCCTTAGAATTTGGTACTAATTACAGTGCCGATAGATTATCTGCCAAAGATGGTTTCTTAGGCAATATGGCTGTTAAGATTTTATTTCCTGATGAAGCCAAAAAAGTAGAAAACACTTTGCGTTCTTTAGGTTTAAACCAGCTTTGCGATAATGTTATCTTGAGTTTAAACCGAGCTGCAGAAGATGCCGCAAAAGAAGCTAAGCCTATTTTTGTGGCTGCTATAAAGCAAATGACTTTTCAGGATGTAAGTAATATTTTATTAGGCCAACAAGATGCTGCTACCAATTATTTTAAAAGAACAACCAGCAGTTTATTAGCGCAAAAATTTAGACCTGTTATAGAAAGTAGCATCAATAAAGTGGGGGCTACCCGTTACTGGACGGATGTTACCACCCGGTACAATAAAATACCTTTGGTAAAACCTATACAAACAGATTTAACAGGTTATGTTACCGATAAAGCTATAGCCGGCCTATTTGTAGAAATCGCTCAAGAAGAGTTAAAAATAAGACAGCAAGCAGCAGCAAGGTCTACGCCTTTATTGCAAAAAGTTTTTGGTTACGCAGCCACTAAAAAATAA
- a CDS encoding tRNA-binding protein, whose protein sequence is MEFINWADFEKVELRAGTIIEVAPFPEAKKPAWKVKVDFGELGLKWSSAQITTHYQAEDLIGKQIIGVVNFPKKQIGKFMSEFLVTGFPDENGAIVLATTEHKVPNGAKLI, encoded by the coding sequence ATGGAGTTTATCAACTGGGCAGATTTTGAAAAAGTTGAGCTAAGGGCAGGAACCATTATTGAAGTAGCACCTTTTCCGGAAGCAAAGAAACCCGCTTGGAAGGTGAAAGTAGATTTTGGTGAGCTAGGTCTTAAATGGTCTAGCGCACAAATTACTACTCACTATCAGGCAGAAGATTTAATAGGCAAACAAATTATAGGTGTGGTAAATTTTCCAAAAAAGCAAATAGGCAAGTTCATGTCTGAGTTTTTAGTTACCGGTTTCCCGGATGAAAATGGCGCTATTGTACTGGCCACAACAGAGCATAAAGTACCAAACGGAGCAAAATTGATTTAG
- a CDS encoding nucleoside deaminase — protein sequence MRYTFGEEPEISTDEFYMKEAYKEALLALAADEVPIGAIVVAANGRIIGRGYNLTERLNDVTAHAEMQAFTAASNAMGGKYLKDCTLYVTMEPCVMCAGASYWTQVSKIVFGAYDTQRGFSRVSPSILHPKTIFVGGILQESCGDLVRKFFQEKRNKS from the coding sequence ATGCGTTACACATTTGGCGAAGAGCCTGAAATATCTACAGACGAGTTTTACATGAAAGAAGCCTATAAGGAAGCTTTATTGGCCTTAGCGGCTGATGAAGTGCCCATTGGCGCTATTGTTGTAGCCGCTAATGGTAGAATTATTGGCAGAGGGTATAACCTTACAGAGCGTTTAAATGATGTTACAGCCCATGCAGAAATGCAAGCTTTTACAGCGGCAAGCAATGCCATGGGGGGCAAATATTTAAAAGATTGCACTTTATATGTAACCATGGAGCCTTGTGTAATGTGTGCTGGCGCTTCTTACTGGACACAAGTAAGTAAAATTGTTTTTGGAGCTTACGATACCCAAAGAGGTTTTAGCAGGGTTAGTCCTTCAATATTACACCCCAAAACTATTTTTGTAGGGGGCATTTTGCAAGAAAGCTGTGGAGATTTGGTACGTAAATTTTTTCAAGAGAAGAGAAACAAATCTTAA
- a CDS encoding superoxide dismutase — protein sequence MAFELPALPYATNALEPHIDATTMEIHHGKHHAAYVTNLNKALEGKEDGSSIEEICQNISAYPAAVRNNGGGHYNHSLFWAVMGPNAGGAPSGELADAINAAFGSFEDFKTKFAEAGATRFGSGWAWLIVADGKLAVTSTPNQDNPLMDIAEVKGTPILGMDVWEHAYYLKYQNKRPDYIAAFWNVVNWDAVAERFAAAK from the coding sequence ATGGCTTTTGAATTACCAGCGTTACCATACGCAACTAACGCATTAGAACCACATATTGATGCTACTACAATGGAAATCCACCATGGCAAACACCATGCTGCTTACGTTACCAATTTAAACAAAGCTTTAGAAGGTAAAGAAGACGGTTCTTCTATTGAAGAAATTTGCCAAAACATTTCTGCTTACCCTGCTGCGGTAAGAAATAATGGTGGCGGTCACTACAATCACTCTTTATTTTGGGCTGTAATGGGTCCAAATGCTGGTGGCGCACCAAGTGGCGAGTTGGCTGATGCTATTAATGCAGCTTTTGGTTCTTTTGAAGATTTCAAAACTAAATTTGCTGAAGCAGGTGCTACTCGTTTTGGTTCTGGTTGGGCTTGGTTAATTGTTGCTGATGGTAAATTAGCAGTAACTTCAACTCCAAACCAAGACAACCCTTTAATGGATATTGCTGAGGTTAAAGGTACGCCAATCTTAGGTATGGATGTTTGGGAACATGCTTACTACTTAAAATATCAAAACAAACGTCCTGATTATATTGCTGCATTTTGGAATGTAGTAAACTGGGATGCTGTTGCAGAGCGTTTTGCAGCTGCAAAATAA
- a CDS encoding zinc-binding dehydrogenase produces the protein MMKALVLHGIKEPLKLEEVSKPTLNAGEVLVKIKAAAFNRRDYWIQQGKYAGLKFPITLGSDGCGVIAEVFDDANQHWIGKEVVINPSFNWGDAPNYQGKDFKILGLPDDGTFAAYVKVPVAQVYEKPKYLNYIEAAAFPLAGLTAYRALFTKAQLQKDEKVLLVGIGGGAATFALLWAIHAGAEVYVTSGSDDKIAKAITLGAKGGINYKSESYDTDLQALAADGFDVIIDSAIGEGFAKHLNHVKPGARLVFFGATAGDLPPLNARIIFWKQLQIMGTTMGTAQEFEDMLQFMTKHEIKPVVESVFACEDAEQAIRLMDQSDQFGKIVITFND, from the coding sequence ATGATGAAAGCTTTAGTGCTTCACGGCATAAAAGAACCCCTTAAATTAGAAGAAGTTAGCAAGCCTACACTTAACGCTGGCGAGGTATTGGTAAAGATAAAAGCAGCAGCTTTTAACCGTAGAGATTACTGGATACAACAAGGTAAATATGCAGGCTTAAAGTTCCCTATTACTTTAGGTTCTGATGGCTGTGGTGTTATAGCAGAAGTTTTTGACGATGCCAACCAACACTGGATAGGCAAAGAAGTAGTTATAAACCCTTCTTTTAACTGGGGCGATGCTCCAAATTATCAAGGAAAAGATTTTAAAATATTGGGTTTGCCAGATGATGGTACTTTTGCAGCATATGTTAAAGTACCTGTAGCACAAGTTTACGAAAAGCCTAAATATCTAAACTATATAGAAGCGGCAGCTTTCCCCTTGGCAGGATTAACCGCATACCGAGCTTTATTTACCAAAGCACAACTTCAAAAAGATGAGAAAGTACTCCTCGTTGGTATAGGTGGTGGCGCAGCTACTTTTGCTTTACTTTGGGCTATTCATGCAGGTGCTGAGGTTTATGTAACCTCTGGTTCTGATGATAAAATAGCCAAAGCAATTACACTAGGAGCAAAGGGTGGTATAAATTATAAAAGCGAAAGCTATGATACAGATTTACAAGCCTTAGCTGCCGATGGTTTTGATGTGATTATTGATAGCGCTATTGGTGAAGGTTTCGCCAAGCATTTAAACCATGTAAAACCTGGTGCTCGTTTGGTTTTCTTTGGGGCTACAGCCGGAGATTTACCTCCTCTAAATGCCCGTATCATCTTCTGGAAACAACTACAAATTATGGGCACTACTATGGGTACGGCTCAAGAATTTGAGGATATGCTGCAATTTATGACCAAACATGAAATTAAACCTGTGGTAGAAAGTGTTTTTGCTTGTGAAGATGCAGAGCAAGCTATCCGTTTAATGGATCAATCAGACCAGTTTGGAAAGATTGTTATCACATTTAACGATTAA
- a CDS encoding LytR/AlgR family response regulator transcription factor yields the protein MIRCLVVDDEPLAIDIISDYIEKIPFLTLVKSYQNPIEALMAVQNGEADLVFLDVQMPELTGIQFLKIANGKCKVILTTAYQEYALEGYELNVVDYLLKPVAFERFYQAAQKAQQLLCNVAAPLPVETNAAPAPINNFIFVKTEHKIQKIYLNDILFIEGLKDYISIYTKTERIITLQSMKKMEDVLPEHQFIRVHKSYILALDKIESIERSRITIGDKIIPIGDTYRDGFFKAIESRNV from the coding sequence ATGATACGCTGCCTTGTTGTAGATGACGAGCCTTTGGCTATTGATATAATCTCTGATTATATTGAGAAAATACCTTTTCTTACTTTAGTTAAGAGCTACCAAAACCCTATTGAAGCTTTAATGGCCGTACAAAATGGCGAAGCTGATTTGGTTTTCCTAGATGTACAAATGCCAGAACTTACAGGCATTCAGTTTTTAAAAATTGCTAACGGAAAGTGTAAGGTTATTTTAACTACCGCTTACCAAGAGTATGCTTTAGAAGGTTACGAACTTAATGTGGTTGATTATCTATTAAAGCCAGTAGCTTTTGAGCGTTTTTACCAAGCAGCACAAAAAGCACAACAATTGTTATGTAATGTAGCTGCTCCGCTTCCTGTAGAAACTAATGCTGCTCCAGCCCCCATCAATAATTTTATTTTCGTTAAAACAGAGCATAAAATCCAAAAAATATACTTGAATGATATTTTGTTTATAGAGGGTTTGAAAGATTATATCTCCATCTATACCAAAACAGAACGTATTATTACCCTACAAAGCATGAAAAAAATGGAGGATGTTTTACCAGAGCATCAATTCATCAGGGTACATAAATCTTATATTCTTGCTTTAGATAAAATTGAAAGTATAGAACGTAGCCGGATTACTATTGGAGATAAAATTATCCCGATAGGAGACACCTACCGGGATGGATTTTTTAAAGCTATAGAGAGTAGAAATGTTTAA
- a CDS encoding sensor histidine kinase, translating to MNWRKKIMLHGMVWAFLIALFTLVASGGFNSSKGFYIHFINMSILNVIIFYVNLYIIIPATLNKRKFFWWFFSCFIVVVFFTLIKYAESFYMFKLSNLDITIEGKKIANEEFWANMISFFLTNGFFIFISTVYKFTVDWFFNEKEKSDLEKQSLSAELAFLKSQINPHFLFNSLNNIYSLAYQKSDATPNAILKLSEIMRYMLYESNDSRVNLAKEINYLQSYIELQKLRFREGAHVVLEVEGEVKDQVIVPLILISFVENAFKHGVATDERNPIYINISLFENTILFTLRNLKNKQNKDQTGGIGMVNVKRRLDLTYPQQYKLTVEDGEEHYFCELYLNL from the coding sequence ATGAACTGGAGAAAGAAAATAATGCTACATGGCATGGTATGGGCTTTTTTAATAGCCCTGTTTACCTTGGTAGCTTCCGGCGGATTTAACTCTAGCAAAGGTTTTTACATCCACTTCATCAATATGTCTATCCTTAACGTAATTATTTTTTACGTTAACCTGTACATCATCATTCCGGCAACATTAAATAAAAGGAAGTTTTTTTGGTGGTTTTTCTCCTGCTTTATTGTGGTTGTGTTTTTCACTCTGATTAAATATGCCGAAAGCTTTTATATGTTTAAGCTCAGCAATTTAGACATCACCATAGAGGGAAAAAAAATAGCCAATGAAGAGTTTTGGGCAAACATGATTTCTTTTTTCTTAACCAATGGTTTCTTCATCTTCATAAGTACTGTTTATAAATTTACGGTCGATTGGTTTTTTAACGAGAAAGAGAAAAGCGATTTAGAAAAGCAAAGTTTATCGGCAGAGTTGGCTTTTTTAAAATCGCAAATAAACCCACACTTCTTGTTCAACTCGCTTAATAATATTTACTCTTTGGCCTATCAAAAATCTGATGCTACGCCAAATGCTATTCTAAAACTATCAGAAATTATGCGCTATATGCTCTACGAGAGTAATGATAGCAGGGTAAATTTGGCTAAAGAGATTAATTATCTGCAAAGTTATATAGAGCTTCAAAAGCTAAGATTTAGAGAAGGGGCACATGTGGTTTTAGAGGTAGAGGGCGAAGTTAAAGACCAAGTTATTGTGCCTTTAATCTTAATCTCTTTTGTGGAGAACGCCTTTAAACACGGTGTAGCAACAGATGAGCGTAACCCTATTTACATCAATATATCGCTTTTTGAAAATACTATACTTTTTACTTTGCGTAACCTTAAGAATAAGCAAAACAAAGATCAAACTGGTGGTATAGGTATGGTAAATGTTAAAAGACGTTTAGACCTCACCTATCCACAGCAATATAAACTTACCGTAGAGGATGGCGAAGAGCATTATTTCTGCGAATTATATTTAAATTTATAG